The region TTGGTCTTGCTGACGGGCAGCAGGCGCACGCCGGCCGGGTCGCGCCCGACCCGCTGGCACGCGGCCGCCATGCGCGCATGCACCGCCGCCAGATTGCGGCGGAAATCGTCTACCGACACGGCTTGCGGCCAGCGCCCATGCCGCTCATGCATGGTGGGAGTGAGCAAGGGGATGTCGTTGTGCATGTGTCAGCCTTGTATTCGCCTTTTATTAGCGGCAGGAGTCGCCGCAGTGGTATATTATTGTCCTATGCCAAAATATATCATGTCTGAGACTATCGTGAAAATCACAGGGAAAACCGCGGCGGAGCTGTTCGACAGCATCCGCGCGCTGACGCAGGCGGGAGAATTGGCGCCGGGCCAGGAGCTGCCCACCGTGCGCGAGCTGGCCGCCGCCTTGGGCGTCAACCGCAATACCGTGTCGCTGGCGTACCAGCGCCTGGTGACGGCCGGCATCGCGGTCACGCAAGGGCGTCTGGGCACGGCCATCCGCGCGCAGCGCGATCCGGGCGAGCAGGAAGGCTTGCTGCCCGGCTCGCCGCTGGCCGACCTGGGCGGCGGTAACCCGAACCTTGCCTGGTTGCCTGATGTCGGCGCGGCCCTGGCGCGCAAGCCATACCGCCCGCGCCTGTATGGCGAGGCTACCGTCGATCCGGAACTGGAAGCCCTGGCGCGGCGCTGGATGGCCGGCGACTGCCCCGAGGGCCACGACATCACCCTGACGAATGGGGCGGTGGACGCGGTCGAGCGCCTCCTGGGTGCGTATCTGGTCGCGGGCGACAAGGTGGCCGTGGAAGACCCATGTTTCATCAGCAGCATCAACACCTTGCGCAGCGCCGGGCTGCACGCCGTTGGCGTGGCGGTCGATGTCGAGGGCATGCAGGCCGGGGCGCTGGAACGGGCGCTGGCGCAAGGCGCGCAAGCCGTCATCGTGACGCCGCGCGCGCACAATCCGACCGGGTGCAGCCTGAGCGCGGCGCGCGCGGCCCAGCTGCGCGCCGTGCTGGCCGCTTACCCGCACGTGCTGGTGATCGTCGACGACCATTTCTCGCTGCTGTCCGTCGCCGGCTACCAGGATGTGATTCCGCCTGCAGCCCGGCGCTGGGCGCTGATCCGTTCAGTGTCGAAGATCTTCGGCCCCGACCTGCGCCTGGCCGTTGTCGCCAGCGACGGGCCGACCGCCCAGCGCCTGCGTCTGCGCCTGGCGCCCGGCACGAACTGGGTCAGCCATCTCTTGCAGGATGCCGTGAGCGCCTGCCTGTCGTCGCCCGACGTGTCCGCGCAAGTGGTCCTGGCCCGCGCCGACTATGCGCGCCGCCGCGACATGGTGGCGGCGGCGCTGGCGGCGCACGGCCTGGTCTGCGCCAGTCCCGCCGATGGCCTGAACCTGTGGCTGCCACTGCCGGATAGCAGCCAAGCGGCCGTGCTGGCGCTGGCCCGGCATGGCTGGCTGGTGCGCGGCGGCGAAGCCTTCGGCGTGCAGGTGTTGACGCAGGGATTGCGGATCACCGTGTCGACCATCGATGAAGCTGGCGCGCAGGCGTTCGCCGCGGTGCTGGCCCAGGTGCTGGGCCAGCCATAGTTTTTTAATTCCTCGCCACAGAAAGGGAACATCATGAAAGTCCATTTCATCGTGCATGAAGCGTTCGAGGCGCCGGGCGCCTATGAGACATGGGTGCGCGAGCGCGGCCACCAGGCTACGTATTCCCGCGTCCATGCCCATGAACCGCTGCCCGGCTCCATCGCGGACATCGACCTGCTGGTCGTCATGGGCGGGCCGCAGTCGCCGTCGACGACGCGCGAGGAATGCCCGCATTTCGACGCCGCAGCCGAACAGGCCCTGATAGCCGCCTGTGCCGCCGCAGACAAGGCCGTCGTCGGCGTTTGCCTGGGCGCGCAGCTGATCGGCGCAGCCCTGGGAGCGCGCCATGCGCACAGCCCAGAAAAGGAGATCGGCAAGTTCCCCATCGTGCTGACGGCAGACGGAAAGGTGAACGACAAGTTCAAGCATGTCGGCGATGTCCTGGAAAGCGGGCATTGGCATAGCGACATGCCGGGGCTGACCGACAGCGCGAAGGTCATCGCCTATAGCCAGGGCTGCCCCCGCCAGATCATCGAATACGGCAATCTGGTATACGGCTTCCAGTGCCATATGGAGTTCACGCCGGAGGTGGTCGAGCTGCTGATCGCCGCGGCAGAAACGGAACTGGCCACGCTCGCGTCCCACCGCTTCGTGCAGCAGCCAGCCACCTTGCGCGTCCACGACTGGCAAGCCATGAACGGCCAGCTGTTTGTTTTCCTTGACCGGCTGATGCAGGCGTACGCAGCGCAATAAAAAAGGCTCTGTCATCGGCAAGTAGGGGAAATGCCGGAATCTTCCTGTGACCGTGCTGTCTGACTCTGCATACCCACCCTGCAGGAGCAGATCATGCGGCCAGCCGAATGGATCACCTTGATTGCGCAGTTTGCTCAGCTGAGCCAACGCCAGCGGCAGGCAGGCATTGCCCTGTTGCGTGGCAACTCTCCACAAGACGCGACCGTCGCGCTGCTAGAAAGTGTGGCCCAACCGCGATTGGCCTGTCCCGCTTGCCATTCAGACCAATTGCACCGGCATGGCCATGCGCACGGTTTGCAGCGCTACCGCTGCATGTCCTGCGGCCGCACCTTCAATGCCTTGACTGGCACGCCGCTGGCCCGCTTGCGCCACAAGGCGCTGTGGCTCGACTACGCCGATTGCCTTCTGGCATCGGATTCCGTGCGCAAGGCGGCGTTACAGCTGGGCGTACACCGTAACACTACGTTCCGCTGGCGCCACCGGTTTTTGTCGTTGGCAAAGACGGACAGACCGCATGGTCTGCACGGCATTGCCGAAGCCGACGAGTTATATCTGCTGGAATCGGAAAAGGGATCCAGAAACATGACGCGTCCGGCGCGCCGCCGGGGCGACCATGCCTACAAGCGCGGCATTTCCAATGAACAGGTCTGCATCCTGGTGGCGCGCGACCGCACGGGGCAGACGCTCGATTTTGTCACGGGAAAAGGGGCGTTGACGAAAGCGCAGCTGCATCATTGCTTGTTACCCGTTATCGACAAGGACGTGCTGCTGGTGACCGATGGCCATGCCGCCTACCGGGCCTTTGCGAGGGAAGCGGGCATCAGCCACCAGGCCGTCAACTTGCGCGCCGGCATCCGCGTGCAGGGCGCCGCCCATGTGCAGAACGTCAATGCCTATCACAGCCGTTTGCGGCAATGGCTGGGTCCGTTTCATGGCGTGGCGACGCGCTACCTGCCGAACTACCTGGGATGGCGCTGGATACTCGACGCCAGGCGTATCCGCTCACCGGAAACGTTATTGAAAGCAACGCTGGGCGCATTCCCACATTTGACGGTGACATAGCCATAAAAAACGCCAGCATGATGCTGGCGTTGTGGGGCAAGCAGCGAGGCGCTTATTTCTTCGGCGCGCTCAGGCATTCCTTCATGAAGGCCTTGCGGGCATCGCCCTTCATGTCCTTGGCGTCGACATTGCACGCTTTCATCTTGTTTTGCTGTGTCATGGCCGGTGCCGGCTTGGCGCTCAGGCATTCCTTCATGAAGGCCTTGCGCTCATCGCCTTTCTTGCCGGCGGCATCCGCATTGCAGGTCGTCATTTTTGACTGTTGCGCCGTCTTGGCGACGGGCGCCGCTTCCGGTGCGGCGGCAAAGGCGGTGCTGGCAAACGCGGCGGCGATGCAGAGGGCGATTAATTGTTTCATGGTAAATCCTTGTAGGCGCAGTCGGTGGAAGGGGACGTGCAATCGGCAGGTAATGCCGATATGCAGAACGTAACTAACTATAGGACATTTATCAACAAAATTTCCACTCGAGTGTGTCTTTTTGTTACTGGCAGGTACAAGGCGCTCCCTGGCTGGCCCGGGCAGCCATGTTGCGGCGGCAGCGCCCCTGTTTTTTGCTATGCTAGCGTCTTTCCACCGGCCGATGCCGCTGCCTTGGCCGGCGCACCCTCAATACGGAGTAGTTATGGTCTCGTTGCAAGAGCAGTTTTTAAAGGCCGGCCTGGTCGACAAGAAGAAGGTCAAGCTGGCCAACCAGGACAAGAGCAAGCAAAAAAAGGACGAGCGCAAGAGCGGCACGCAAAGCGTCGACGAAGTGCGCCTGGCCGCGCTCGAGACGCAGCGCAAGAACGCGGAACGCGCGCGCGAACTGAACGCCCAGCGCGACGCGGCCGCCAACCAGAAAGCCATCGTGGCGCAGATCGCGCAAATGGTGCAAAAAAACCGCCAGAGCAAGGGCAACAACGGCGACGTGCCGTATAACTTCACGTTCAACAACAAGATCGAGCGCATCTACGTGACGGCCGCCGTGCAGGCCCACCTGGTGGCGGGCCGCCTGGTGATCATCTGCCTGGGCGGCGCCGTGGAACTGGTGCCGCGCATCATCGCCGACAAGATCGCCGAACGCGACCCGGCCATCGTCGTGCGCGTCAAGCAGGCCAGCACGGAAGTGGATGAGGACGATCCGTATGCGGCGTTCCAGATTCCCGATGATTTGATGTGGTAAGAACGACG is a window of Janthinobacterium rivuli DNA encoding:
- a CDS encoding IS1595 family transposase; the protein is MRPAEWITLIAQFAQLSQRQRQAGIALLRGNSPQDATVALLESVAQPRLACPACHSDQLHRHGHAHGLQRYRCMSCGRTFNALTGTPLARLRHKALWLDYADCLLASDSVRKAALQLGVHRNTTFRWRHRFLSLAKTDRPHGLHGIAEADELYLLESEKGSRNMTRPARRRGDHAYKRGISNEQVCILVARDRTGQTLDFVTGKGALTKAQLHHCLLPVIDKDVLLVTDGHAAYRAFAREAGISHQAVNLRAGIRVQGAAHVQNVNAYHSRLRQWLGPFHGVATRYLPNYLGWRWILDARRIRSPETLLKATLGAFPHLTVT
- the ptsJ gene encoding transcriptional regulator PtsJ produces the protein MKITGKTAAELFDSIRALTQAGELAPGQELPTVRELAAALGVNRNTVSLAYQRLVTAGIAVTQGRLGTAIRAQRDPGEQEGLLPGSPLADLGGGNPNLAWLPDVGAALARKPYRPRLYGEATVDPELEALARRWMAGDCPEGHDITLTNGAVDAVERLLGAYLVAGDKVAVEDPCFISSINTLRSAGLHAVGVAVDVEGMQAGALERALAQGAQAVIVTPRAHNPTGCSLSAARAAQLRAVLAAYPHVLVIVDDHFSLLSVAGYQDVIPPAARRWALIRSVSKIFGPDLRLAVVASDGPTAQRLRLRLAPGTNWVSHLLQDAVSACLSSPDVSAQVVLARADYARRRDMVAAALAAHGLVCASPADGLNLWLPLPDSSQAAVLALARHGWLVRGGEAFGVQVLTQGLRITVSTIDEAGAQAFAAVLAQVLGQP
- a CDS encoding PsiF family protein; translated protein: MKQLIALCIAAAFASTAFAAAPEAAPVAKTAQQSKMTTCNADAAGKKGDERKAFMKECLSAKPAPAMTQQNKMKACNVDAKDMKGDARKAFMKECLSAPKK
- a CDS encoding DUF2058 domain-containing protein, with protein sequence MVSLQEQFLKAGLVDKKKVKLANQDKSKQKKDERKSGTQSVDEVRLAALETQRKNAERARELNAQRDAAANQKAIVAQIAQMVQKNRQSKGNNGDVPYNFTFNNKIERIYVTAAVQAHLVAGRLVIICLGGAVELVPRIIADKIAERDPAIVVRVKQASTEVDEDDPYAAFQIPDDLMW
- a CDS encoding glutamine amidotransferase-related protein; this translates as MKVHFIVHEAFEAPGAYETWVRERGHQATYSRVHAHEPLPGSIADIDLLVVMGGPQSPSTTREECPHFDAAAEQALIAACAAADKAVVGVCLGAQLIGAALGARHAHSPEKEIGKFPIVLTADGKVNDKFKHVGDVLESGHWHSDMPGLTDSAKVIAYSQGCPRQIIEYGNLVYGFQCHMEFTPEVVELLIAAAETELATLASHRFVQQPATLRVHDWQAMNGQLFVFLDRLMQAYAAQ